One segment of Macrotis lagotis isolate mMagLag1 chromosome 1, bilby.v1.9.chrom.fasta, whole genome shotgun sequence DNA contains the following:
- the RPL7A gene encoding large ribosomal subunit protein eL8 codes for MPKGKKAKGKKVAPAPAVVKKQEAKKVVNPLFEKRPKNFGIGQDIQPKRDLTRFVKWPRYIRLQRQRSILYKRLKVPPAINQFTQALDRQTATQLLKLAHKYRPETKQEKKQRLLARAEQKAAGKGDVPTKRPPVLRAGVNTVTTLVENKKAQLVVIAHDVDPIELVVFLPALCRKMGVPYCIIKGKARLGRLVHRKTCTSIAFTQVNPEDKGALAKLVEAIKTNYNDRYDEIRRHWGGNVLGPKSVARIAKLEKAKAKELATKLG; via the exons ATG cCCAAAGGGAAGAAGGCCAAGGGGAAGAAGGTGGCTCCGGCCCCTGCTGTTGTGAAGAAGCAGGAGGCCAAGAAAGTGGTCAATCCTTTATTTGAGAAGCGGCCCAAGAACTTTGGTATTG GTCAGGACATTCAGCCTAAAAGAGACCTTACTCGATTTGTCAAATGGCCTCGATACATAAGACTGCAGCGGCAGAGGTCCATCCTTTATAAGCGTTTGAAAGTGCCACCAGCAATTAACCAGTTCACTCAAGCTTTGGATCGCCAGACAG CTACTCAGCTCCTTAAACTGGCCCACAAGTACAGGCCTGAGACAAAGCAAGAGAAGAAGCAAAGGCTGTTGGCCCGTGCTGAACAAAAAGCTGCTGGCAAAGGAGATGTCCCCACTAAGAGACCACCTGTCCTCAGAGCAG GTGTTAACACTGTTACTACTCTGGTAGAAAACAAAAAGGCACAGTTGGTAGTGATTGCACATGACGTGGACCCCATTGAG CTAGTGGTCTTCCTTCCTGCTTTGTGCCGGAAAATGGGGGTTCCTTACTGTATTATCAAAGGTAAAGCCAGACTTGGGCGTTTAGTTCACAGAAAGACCTGCACAAGCATCGCCTTCACACAAGTTAATCC TGAAGATAAGGGAGCCCTGGCAAAGCTGGTAGAAGCCATCAAAACCAATTACAATGATAGATATGATGAG ATCCGTCGGCACTGGGGTGGCAACGTTCTGGGTCCAAAATCAGTGGCTCGTATTGCCAAGCTGGAAAAAGCAAAAGCTAAGGAACTTGCAACTAAATTGGGTTAA